In the genome of Acidimicrobiia bacterium, the window GCCAACACATTCTGGTGACCGGCCCGACGAGCCAGGTCGGCCTGCCGGTGACGCTCGGGCTCGCGGCCGCGAACGAGGTGTGGGGGATCGCCCGGTTCTCCGACGCCCCGGCCCGAGAGCAGCTGCACGCGGCCGGCGTGACGTGCGTCCCGACCGACCTCAGCACGAGCGACTTCTCACACCTGCCCGACTCGTTCGACTACGTGCTGAACTTCGCGGTGGCGAAGGGCGGGGACGCGGACTGGGACCACGACATCGCCGCGAACGCCGAGTCGGTCGGGCTGCTGATGGGCCACTGCCGGGGCGCGAAGGCGTTCCTTCACTGCTCGTCGACCGCGGTGTACCAGCACCAAGGACCCGACCACGAACTCCGGGAATCGGATCCGCTCGGTGACAACCACCGCGTGCTGTTCCCGACCTACAGCCTGGCCAAGATCGCCGCCGAGGCCGTGGCGCGCGCCGGCGCGCGGGAGCACGGGGTGCCGACGACAATCGCCCGGCTCAACGTCCCGTACGGAGACAACGGCGGTTGGCCGGCGTGGCACGTGCTCATCTTGCGCTCCGACAACCCGGTGCCGCTGCACCCACAGCGACCGAACCGCTTCAATCCCATCCACGAGGATGACATCCTCGCCACGATCCCGGCCCTGCTCGCCGCGGCCCGCGTGCCGGCCACGATCGTCAACTGGGGGGGCGCGCCCTCGTCCATCGAGGAGTGGTGCGGGTACCTCGCCGAGCTCACCGGCCTCGCCCTCCGCTTCGAGGAGACGCCGAGCACGCTCGGCGCAGTGACCATCGACCGCACCCGGCTGCTGGGCCTCGCCCCGCCACCGACGGTTGACCTCCGCGAGGGGCTGCGACAGATGGTGGCAGCGCGCTTTCCCGACCTGGCCGCGTAGCGGGTGGTCCCGACGACCGTCATCGACGTCGATGGGCACGTCTTCGAGCCCGACGACCTGTGGGAGCGGTATCTGCCGCCGGCGTTCCACGACCGCCGTCCCCGCCTCGTGCGCGACGAGCGAGGCACGACCCGGTACCAGATCGAGGGCAACCAGATCCCGCCCGGGACCGGGCCTGGCGCCTGGGTGCCGGAGGGGATCCGCGAGGCCTCGGTCCACCGGGAGGGCGCCGTCGACCCCGCGCTGCGGCTGTCCGACATGGACGCCGAGGGCATCGACATCGCCATCCTCTATGGGACCGCCAGCCTCGGCTTCTGGGGGATCAGCGACCCGGAGCTCGCGCACGCCTGCTGCCGCGCCTACGACGACTGGCTCGCCGAGTACTGCGCCGCCGACCCGGCGCGGCTCAAGGGCACACCCACGCTGCCGCTCGGGTCCCTCCCTCGGGCGCTCGACGAGGCCCGCCGGGCAGTGAGCGACCTCGGCTTCGTGTCGATCACCATCCCGTGCTGCGTCGGTTCCTTCAACCTCGACCATCCCGCGCTCGACCCGCTGTGGGGTCTCGCCGAGGAACTCGACGTCCCGGTCGGCGTGCACGCAGGCGGTCCTCGCTTCGCGTACAAGCGCTTCGTCGACTCCTACGCCACCCTGCACGCGCTCGAGTTCCCGTTCGACATCATGTTCGCCGCCGCCACCCTCGTGTGCGGCGGGGTGCTGGAGC includes:
- a CDS encoding NAD(P)-dependent oxidoreductase, which translates into the protein MRAAEPLEGQHILVTGPTSQVGLPVTLGLAAANEVWGIARFSDAPAREQLHAAGVTCVPTDLSTSDFSHLPDSFDYVLNFAVAKGGDADWDHDIAANAESVGLLMGHCRGAKAFLHCSSTAVYQHQGPDHELRESDPLGDNHRVLFPTYSLAKIAAEAVARAGAREHGVPTTIARLNVPYGDNGGWPAWHVLILRSDNPVPLHPQRPNRFNPIHEDDILATIPALLAAARVPATIVNWGGAPSSIEEWCGYLAELTGLALRFEETPSTLGAVTIDRTRLLGLAPPPTVDLREGLRQMVAARFPDLAA
- a CDS encoding amidohydrolase family protein; translated protein: MVPTTVIDVDGHVFEPDDLWERYLPPAFHDRRPRLVRDERGTTRYQIEGNQIPPGTGPGAWVPEGIREASVHREGAVDPALRLSDMDAEGIDIAILYGTASLGFWGISDPELAHACCRAYDDWLAEYCAADPARLKGTPTLPLGSLPRALDEARRAVSDLGFVSITIPCCVGSFNLDHPALDPLWGLAEELDVPVGVHAGGPRFAYKRFVDSYATLHALEFPFDIMFAAATLVCGGVLERFPRLRLLLLEAGAAWGPYLFERLDEHYEKRPGEMPRITKPPSEYLVDGRLVISCEAERHLGHALAGLGTHAVVFASDYPHWDAEFPNSVRAIAGHADLDEQEKAAVLGRNAARVYGWSVP